The region TCACGCCAGCGGCGGTGAGCTTGTCCAGGCGCGCCTGCACCGTGCCGCGGGCGATGCCGAGCCGGCGGCTGGCCTCCAGCACGCCGAGCCTGGGCTCGTTGGCGAAGAGCTCGATCACCTTGCCGTCGATCTCGTCCACCTGGTCGCCCTCCGTCATACAACATGCTCAGCATTTCGACGTACTGTTGCACACCTTGCCGTGACTGGGCAGAGTTCGACCCATGACGACGACTGACATCGCCTCGACCGGTGGCGCCCTGACCGTGGACGAGATGAAGGCCGACCTCTCCCTCGAGCAGCTGCAGCAGCTCGTCGGGCTCGTCGAGTACGACGCCGAGTCCGACCCGTTCCCGGTCACCGGCTGGGACGCGATCTGCTTCGTGGTCGGCAACGCCACGCAGGCCGCCCACTACTACGCCTCGGCGTGGGGCATGGAGCTCATCGCCTACTCGGGCCCGGAGAACGGCAACCGCGACCACAAGTCGTTCGTCCTCAAGTCCGGCTCGATCAAGTTCGTCCTCAGCGGCGCCGTCTCGCCCGACAGCGACCTGATCGCGCACCACGCCAAGCACGGCGACGGCGTCGTCGACATCGCGCTCGAGGTGCCCGACGTCGACCAGTGCATCGCCCAGGCGCGCCAGGCCGGCGCGACCGTCGTGCGCGAGCCGGAGGACGTGACCGACGAGCACGGCACCGTCCGCATCGCCGCGATCGCGACCTACGGCGAGACCCGCCACACCCTCGTGCAGCGCACCGTCGACGGGGTGGCCTACGCCGGGCCCTACCTCCCCGGCTACGTCGCGGCGTCCCCCTCGTGGGCGAAGAAGGACGGCCAGCCGAAGCGGATCTTCCAGGCGCTCGACCACATCGTCGGCAACGTCGAGCTCGGCCGGATGGACGAGTGGGTGCAGTTCTACAACCGCGTCATGGGCTTCGTGAACATGGCCGAGTTCATCGGCGACGACATCGCCACCGACTACTCCGCGCTCATGTCGAAGGTCGTCGCCAACGGCAACCACCGCGTGAAGTTCCCGCTCAACGAGCCGGCGATCGCGAAGAAGAAGTCGCAGATCGACGAGTACCTCGAGTTCTACAACGGCCCCGGTGCCCAGCACCTCGCGGTCGCGACCGGCGACATCCTCGCCAGCGTCGACGCCCTGCGCGCCAACGGCGTGGAGTTCCTCAACACCCCCGACTCCTACTACGAGGACGACGAGCTGCGCGCGCGCATCGGCCAGGTCCGGGTGCCGATCGAGGAGCTGCAGAAGCGCGGCATCCTGGTCGACCGCGACGAGGACGGCTACCTCCTGCAGATCTTCACCAAGCCGCTGGGCGACCGGCCCACGGTCTTCTTCGAGCTCATCGAGCGCCACGGCTCCCTCGGCTTCGGCAAGGGCAACTTCAAGGCGCTCTTCGAGGCCATCGAGCGCGAGCAGGACGCCCGCGGCAACCTCTGAGGTGTCTCGGGGCGGTGAGTGAGCCACGTTCCTGAGCCTCCGAGCGTGGCTCACTCACCGCCGCTGCGCATGTCGACGTACGACACGCAGGCGGGCGGTGCGTCAGCCACGATTCGGGGGCCGAGAACGTGGGCCACTCACCGCCCCTCGAGGCCCCTAGGCTGACACCCATGATGATCCGACCGGCCGAGCTGGCCTCGATCAAGGCGGGCACCATCGACCTGGCGTTCCGCCGGTGGGCCAGGCCGCGGGTGGTCGTCGGGACCCGGATGCGGACGTCCGTCGGCGTCATCGAGGTCACGAGCGTCGAGCAGGTGAGCGTCAGCAGCCTCAGGGCCGACGACGCGCGCCGCGCGGGCGCCGCCTCGCTGGCGGCGTTGAAGCAGGGTCTCGCGGCGCGGCCGGAGGACCCGGCGTGGCGCATCGGAGTGGCGTACGCCGGACCCGACCCGCGCGAGGCCCTGCGGTCCGCCGTGCCGACGGCCGACGAGCTCGCCACCATCCTCGCCCGGCTGGACCGTCTCGACGCGTCGTCGGCCTCCGGTGCCTGGACGCGCGAGACCCTCGACCTGATCGACCTCAACCCCACGGTCCGCGCTCCCGACCTGGCGGCTCAGGTGGGCCGGGAGACCCCGGACTTCAAGAAGGACGTGCGCAAGCTCAAGGAGCTGGGGCTCACCGAGTCGCTGGCGATCGGCTACCTGCTGTCGCCGCGGGGTGAGGCCGTCGTCGACGCGGGCCTTCCCGAGCCGCGGCTCCGCACACCGCGTGAGCAGGGCACCCAGCTGCCCCGCTCGATCGGAGCGCCTGCGACCCGAGCCCTCCGCGAGGCCGGCGTGACCACGCTCGAGCAGGTGGCGGCGTACTCCACCGAGGAGCTCGCCGCCATGCACGGAGTCGGGCCGATCGCGATCGCCCGACTCCGTGAGGCGCTGGCCGAGCTGTAGGTCGGCGCAGCGGGGTCAGGCGAGGTCGCCGACGAGCTCGCTCTCGGCCTCGGTCACGCCGTGCTCGGCCGGGCTCGCGCCGAGGGCGTCGCTGATCGTGCGCGAGCCGGCCGCCACGATCACGACACCGACGGCGACGGCCGCCGCACCGAACCAGAACGGGGCGTGGAGGTCGATCTTCTCCGCCAGCTTGAGGGCGACGAACGGACCCACGGCGCCGCCGGTGAAGCGGACGAAGGAGTACGCCGCCGACGCGATCGGCCGCTCGACGGGAGCAGCGCCCATGACGGCCTCGGTGACGAGGGTGTTCGTGACGCCGAGGAAGGCGCCCGCGGCGATGATCCCGGCGGTCACGACGGGCTCGTGGTCCGCGCCGAGCGCCATCACCGCGAGGTCGAGCGCGAAGAGGGCGAGCACCGCGGTCAGCGTCGGGAGCGTGCCGAACCTGCGCTGCAGGCGGGGCGCGAGCCACACCGAGGTGAAGGCCAGCAGCAGGCCCCAGCCGAAGAACGTCCAGCCGATGCCCATGATCGAGTACGACGGCAGCGCGAACGGGCCGGCCGCCATGAGGGTGAAGAAGCCGAGGTTGTAGAAGATCGCGACCAGGGCGAGCAGGAGCAGGGCGCGGTGGCGCAGGGCGCGGAACGGGTCGAGCAGCGAGGTCGGACGTCCGGTCGGGGGAGTCGACGGCAGGAAGATCGCGGTCGCCACGAGCGCGACGGCCATCAGCACGGAGACACCGAAGAACGGACCGCGCCACGAGATCCCGCCGAGCAGGCCGCCGATGAGCGGTCCGGAGGCGATGCCGAGACCGAGCGCGGCCTCGAACAGGATGATCGCCTGGCCGACGGGGCCGGCGGAGGCGCTGACGATGGTCGCCAGCGCGGTGGCGACGAAGAGTGCGTTGCCGAGGCCCCACCCGGCGCGGAAGCCGATGACCGCGCCGACGCTGCCGGACATCCCGGCCAGGCCGGCGGAGACGATGATGAGCGCGAGGCCGGCCAGCAGCGTGCGCTTCGGGCCGATCCGGCTGGAGACGACGCCGGTGACGAGCATCGAGACGCCCATGACGGCCATGTAGCTGGTGAAGAGCAGCGAGACCTGGCTCGGGGTGGCGTCGAGCTTGGCCGCGATCTCCTTGAGGATCGGGTCGACCAGGCCGATGCCCATGAAGGCGATGACGCAGGCGAAGGCGACGGCCCAGACGGCGCGAGGCTGCTGGAGGATCGAGCCGGTCCCGGTGGCCGGGGTGTCCGGAGTGGTGGTGCTGGTGGATGGGCTGCTCACGGGGTGGTGTCCTCCTGCAGCTCTGGGCTGCTGGTCAGGTCGAGGACGTCCCGGAGCACCGCGACGGTGGTCGCGACCTCCTCGGCGGTGTGGTGGGTCTCGGCCAGCCGGGCCATGACGAGCTCGGCGTTGGCCCGGCGGATGCGCGCGAGCTCGGCCCGGCCGGAGCCGGTGAGCACGACGACGTGCGCTCGACCGTCGGTCGGGTGCGGCTCGCGGTCGACGAGACCCTGCTCGAGCAGCGTCTTGACGGTGCCGGTCATCGTCGGCTGGCTGCACCGGTCGGCCGCCGCGAGGGCGGTCACGCCGACCGGACCGAGCTCGTCGAGCAGCGAGAGGGCACGCGTCCCCGCAGGGTGCTCGAGCTCGCGCCGCACGGCGCGGGTCAACCGGGCGGCCAGCACGACGAGGTCACTGGCGAGCGCGGGCAGGGAGTCGGTCACGACCTCCAAGATACATAGAAAACCTATGTAGATCTACCGTTGGTGACTCATTCCACTGTCAATCACTGAACTTGTCGGCCTGTGCACCGCCTGACAACTTCAGTGATCCCCGGCTGACCGGGGATCACTGAGGGATCACGCGAGGAGGGGGGTGAGGCGTGGAGCTCAGTGGGCGAGCAGGCCGATCCCGAGCGCGCCCATGATCACGGCGATCGCGGAGTCCAGCACGCGCCAGGCGGCGGGGCGGGCGAACAGGCCCCGGAGGAGCCGGGCGCCGAAGCCGAGGCCGAAGAACCAGAGCACGCTCGCCGTCAGGGTGCCGGCCAGGAACCACCAGCGGTCCTCGCCGAAGCTGTTCGCGACGGTGCCGAGCATCAGGACCGCGTCGAGGTAGAAGTGCGGGTTGAGCCAGGTCAGGGCGAGGGTCAGCAGGACGGCGCGCCCCGGGGTCAGGGCAGAGCCCTCGCCGGCGTCGAGCTTGCCGGGCTTCCACGCGCGCATCGCGGCGTGCACGCCGAACGCGATCAGGTAGAGGCCGCCGAGCACCTGGGCGATCGGGAGGACGCCGGGCCAGCGTTCGAGGACCACGCCGAGGCCGGCGACGCCGAGGCTGATCGCGACGACGTCGGAGATCAGGCAGGTCAGCACGATCGGCAGGACCTGTTCGCCACGGATGCCCTGACGCAGGAGGAAGGCGTTCTGGGCGCCGACGGCGACGATGAGAGCGAGTCCGGTGAGGAGACCGGTGAGTGCGACCTGGAACATGTCCACAACTGTAGAAACAATCGGGCCGTCAATCCAGCGAACTATTCTGAGGAATCATTAGGATCTCTTAGTATGAAAGACCTCACTCAGCTGGACCCTGTGGCCCTGCGCACACTGGCGGTCGCCGTGCGTCTCGGCACCTTCGAGTCGGCGGCGCGCGAGCTCCACGTCACGCCGTCCGCGGTGAGCCAGCGGATCAAGGCGCTGGAGACCCGGATCGGCCGCGTGCTGCTCCACCGGGTGAAGCCCCTGGAGCCGACGGAGGCCGGCCTGGTGCTCGTCCGGCTCGCGACCCAGACCGAGCTGCTGGAGCGTGAGGCCGTCTCGGAGCTCGTGGAGGAGGTCGACGACGACTCGACGTCGTACACCTCCCTGCCGATCGCCGTGAACGCCGACGCCCTCTACGGCTGGTTCGTCGACGCGCTGGCCGAGGTGCAGACCCGGCACCGGGTCGTGTTCGAGGTCGTGCGCGAGGACCACACCCGCACGGCCGAGCGGCTGCGGCGCGGGGAGGTGATGGCGGCGATCACGGGGGAGCCGAAGCCGGTGCCCGGCTGCCGGGTGGTGCGGCTGGGTCGGCTCAAGTACGCCGCGGTGGCCACGCGCGAGTTCCACGCGCGCCAGTTCGCCGAGGGCGTCGGCGCGGCGAGCCTCGCCGAGGCACCGATCGTCGCCTTCGACCGCAGCGACTCCCTGCAGCACGACTTCATCCGCCGCGTCACCCGCCGCCACCTCGCGCCGCCGGTGACGTACCTCCCCTCGGTGCGGGAGTTCGACCGCGCCGTGCGGGTGGGGATGGGCTGGGGCCTGCTGCCGGAGTCGGACGTGACCGACGAGCTCGCGCGCGGCGACCTCGTCGAGCTCGTGCCCGGTCGGCGGCCCGAGGTTCCGCTCTACTGGCAGCACTGGCGGCTCGGCTCGTCCCTCGTGGCCGACCTGACCGAGGCCGTGGTCAGCGCTGCCCGCGACTGGATGGTTGCATGAACATTGACGAAGCAGAATGTCGATTCCTCTGACACGGCGTCGGGGCCGTCCCTACGCTCGCGCTGTGCGGGCACCGCGCTCGTCACACTGACCTGATCGAGGAACCCCGTGGCACGCACCCGCAACGCGACCTGGGCCGTCGCTCTCGG is a window of Nocardioides oleivorans DNA encoding:
- a CDS encoding MFS transporter produces the protein MSSPSTSTTTPDTPATGTGSILQQPRAVWAVAFACVIAFMGIGLVDPILKEIAAKLDATPSQVSLLFTSYMAVMGVSMLVTGVVSSRIGPKRTLLAGLALIIVSAGLAGMSGSVGAVIGFRAGWGLGNALFVATALATIVSASAGPVGQAIILFEAALGLGIASGPLIGGLLGGISWRGPFFGVSVLMAVALVATAIFLPSTPPTGRPTSLLDPFRALRHRALLLLALVAIFYNLGFFTLMAAGPFALPSYSIMGIGWTFFGWGLLLAFTSVWLAPRLQRRFGTLPTLTAVLALFALDLAVMALGADHEPVVTAGIIAAGAFLGVTNTLVTEAVMGAAPVERPIASAAYSFVRFTGGAVGPFVALKLAEKIDLHAPFWFGAAAVAVGVVIVAAGSRTISDALGASPAEHGVTEAESELVGDLA
- a CDS encoding MarR family winged helix-turn-helix transcriptional regulator gives rise to the protein MTDSLPALASDLVVLAARLTRAVRRELEHPAGTRALSLLDELGPVGVTALAAADRCSQPTMTGTVKTLLEQGLVDREPHPTDGRAHVVVLTGSGRAELARIRRANAELVMARLAETHHTAEEVATTVAVLRDVLDLTSSPELQEDTTP
- a CDS encoding LysE/ArgO family amino acid transporter, which encodes MFQVALTGLLTGLALIVAVGAQNAFLLRQGIRGEQVLPIVLTCLISDVVAISLGVAGLGVVLERWPGVLPIAQVLGGLYLIAFGVHAAMRAWKPGKLDAGEGSALTPGRAVLLTLALTWLNPHFYLDAVLMLGTVANSFGEDRWWFLAGTLTASVLWFFGLGFGARLLRGLFARPAAWRVLDSAIAVIMGALGIGLLAH
- a CDS encoding helix-hairpin-helix domain-containing protein, producing the protein MMIRPAELASIKAGTIDLAFRRWARPRVVVGTRMRTSVGVIEVTSVEQVSVSSLRADDARRAGAASLAALKQGLAARPEDPAWRIGVAYAGPDPREALRSAVPTADELATILARLDRLDASSASGAWTRETLDLIDLNPTVRAPDLAAQVGRETPDFKKDVRKLKELGLTESLAIGYLLSPRGEAVVDAGLPEPRLRTPREQGTQLPRSIGAPATRALREAGVTTLEQVAAYSTEELAAMHGVGPIAIARLREALAEL
- a CDS encoding LysR family transcriptional regulator ArgP, coding for MKDLTQLDPVALRTLAVAVRLGTFESAARELHVTPSAVSQRIKALETRIGRVLLHRVKPLEPTEAGLVLVRLATQTELLEREAVSELVEEVDDDSTSYTSLPIAVNADALYGWFVDALAEVQTRHRVVFEVVREDHTRTAERLRRGEVMAAITGEPKPVPGCRVVRLGRLKYAAVATREFHARQFAEGVGAASLAEAPIVAFDRSDSLQHDFIRRVTRRHLAPPVTYLPSVREFDRAVRVGMGWGLLPESDVTDELARGDLVELVPGRRPEVPLYWQHWRLGSSLVADLTEAVVSAARDWMVA
- the hppD gene encoding 4-hydroxyphenylpyruvate dioxygenase; the protein is MTTTDIASTGGALTVDEMKADLSLEQLQQLVGLVEYDAESDPFPVTGWDAICFVVGNATQAAHYYASAWGMELIAYSGPENGNRDHKSFVLKSGSIKFVLSGAVSPDSDLIAHHAKHGDGVVDIALEVPDVDQCIAQARQAGATVVREPEDVTDEHGTVRIAAIATYGETRHTLVQRTVDGVAYAGPYLPGYVAASPSWAKKDGQPKRIFQALDHIVGNVELGRMDEWVQFYNRVMGFVNMAEFIGDDIATDYSALMSKVVANGNHRVKFPLNEPAIAKKKSQIDEYLEFYNGPGAQHLAVATGDILASVDALRANGVEFLNTPDSYYEDDELRARIGQVRVPIEELQKRGILVDRDEDGYLLQIFTKPLGDRPTVFFELIERHGSLGFGKGNFKALFEAIEREQDARGNL